Within the Lacerta agilis isolate rLacAgi1 chromosome 15, rLacAgi1.pri, whole genome shotgun sequence genome, the region ATGACAATTCAGAAGAGCCTGcgggggtcagcagactttttcagcagggggccggtccactgtccctcagaccttgtgggggactggactgcattttgggggggggaattcctatgccccacaaataatccagagatgcattttaaataaaaggacacattcttctcatgtaaaaacacgctgcccggattaagaaggcaactgggccggatccagcccccaggccttagtttgcctacccatgccgtAGGCCTTGTTTTTTCCAGCCAGGGTAGGTCTCTTAGCAATGGTTTGTGGGCTGCTTCCAGCATTGAAAGCAGTTGGTGGAGGGAGAGACCTGTGCTGGATGCAGCAGCCCTGCTTGGTATGAAGGGAAGTGTTCCCTGACTGAGATGGAGCAAAGAACCCTTGAACCAGCCAACACACATTCATGACATGCGACCCACCTTCTTGGCCTTCCACCTGCAATACAAGGATAACAACACCGGCCCACCAGAAGATAATGTATGTAAATTACTTGAAAGATTGGGTCTAAATGGTTATCAACAGACTAGGTGTTAGCTGACCAAggatgtggttctccagatgtttgatTCCAATCCCCATCATCCTATTGGCTGTGGCTGGTAGTTattaaaaagcatttataaaccacttaaagAATGctgagttgggagtccagcaacattaggAGGGTCacagatgtccccccccccacttcacatATTCATTTCCCTCGACTGGATCAGTCTCAGCACTCATCATGGAAGGTTTGGTAGTTCACATTAAAGTTCAAGTTGCTGCTTTCAGCCTaattccttcctctccttctaggacccttccttttttaaaaggtgacaATGCTGAATCCCAGACTCATGTAGAAGACATGTCACATACTGCCTGTGGCATCCCTTGCTTTTCCTGCACCTCCAAGGAGAGAGCTGTGTGCAGTGGCTGTTTTCTCTTTACTCTCCCTAGAGAGAATTAATTTCCTGTTTATTCTCCCTAGTTATATTTGACTGGAGCAGTCTACAGCCTTGATGGATCAGAGAGCCTGCGTGAGACCATGCAAGCAAGCATGAATTATTTTCCACATGAGGTACCTGCTACTGTATTGCAAAACAACACATTTTCTAGGCTTCCACATAGGGGAAAATCAGGCCCTTATGATTCTTTCCGCTTGGTTCCTCCTGTGACATGAGAGAGGAAAACCAATAAAGCTACATCTAAGCAAAGTGTGGGGAGCTTTTGGCTGTTGCTGAATTAGTTCCCTTCATTCCTGGCAATGGGTCCTGATTGTTTGGACTGATGGAAATtgcagttcagtaacatctggagggccaaaggtcccccatgCCTGAACTAAGCTTTGCTTCATATTACAGTATATCCAAAGCAGAGACTGTGGCCTGTTGCTCCCAAACAAGCCACTGTATGTAAGGCAGCAACAGACCCTAATCCTGGGTATCGGCTTAAGTGCAACTTCCTTGTTTGCTTCACAGGACTGAAACGGGAACTATTGCAAAGTATGCAGTagcatgctgctcattcacaATAAACTGTGGCTTATTGTAATGTGCTAACAAGCTCATAGCTGTTTTGGCCAACAGTGACAGTCGCACTTGTTCAACCTACTCTATTAAAAGACCAGCTGTACAAATCCTATCATCTTGTTCATGtgggttatcccccccccccaattttactgCAGGAAACAAAATCAATGTTAAATTTAAGGAGGCTCACTCTCCTTCAATAAATGTGAATCTTAAATTGCTGCCTCTAACTCTAAAATGTCCTATTGCTGGCTAAGGGATTTTGCACCTTACTTTTGCTTTTCAGAACGAAGATGGCCCCAACGATGACATCCAGCATGTTGGCATCACTGCAAAGAATTTCCCTCAGTCTGCTCAAGTGGCTGCAGAGAAGTTAGGCATTCAGGTGGCTGAGCTCCTCCTGAGCCGAGGGGCAAAGCACATCCTCAACGTGGCCAGACAGCTCAACGATGCCTGATGGGGGCCTGCCTTGGATGTCAAGCTGCTCTTGCCTTTGTCCTTCATGGAAGCAATGAAGTCTCTTGAAAATCAACCACTGCCCTCTCGGTGAAGGGAATCTTAATTTATTATGGTAGCTACGCCACAGTTCGCCTGTGCTACTAAGGACTGGCTCATGCTGTAGTCTCCAATGGAAGATTCATGCTGGCGGGGATCACTCCCTTTAACACACAGCTTGAATTTTGAGAAAGAGAACCATTTAAAAGAAGTTGGTGCCTTCATTGATTGCTGTAAGGAGTAATGTAACCTGGTACAGTTGCATAGAATGAagtgtatatttttttaattattgccaAATGGATTAAAGAGGTTTAAACTGAAAGTAGTGGAATTCTTATTTGTTTAGCTATAGCTGAACCTACTGCAGCTTGCTTGTGTATGCATACCAGctcctttaaagcacatggctttccctcaaagaaccctgggagctgcAATACCAGCactcttaaaaggtaaagggacccctgaccattaggtttagtcgtgtcagactctggggttgcggcactcatcttgctttactggccgaggcagcccgcgtacagcttccgggtcatgtggccagcatgactaagccgcttctggcgaaccagagcagtgcatggaaacgccgtttaccttcccgctagagtggtacctatttctctacttacactttgacatgctttcgaactgctaggttggcaggagcagggaccgagcaatgggagctcaccccgtcatggggattcgaaccgccgaccttctgatcagcaagccctaggctctgtggtttaacccacagcgccacccgcgtccagcactcttaaccaaccagtttccagaattctttggtttGTAAACAGACCTGTTTTCACCCGAGTATTGCAAAACAATCACCAAAGGGCTTTAGCAGGAAGGAGCAAACTTGCCTGGTCATAATAGAACCATCATGAAGTAAGGGTAGGTAGAAAGAAAACTTTGTAAATCTCAGATCTTCAGAACTCCATCCTCTTTCCAACAGTGGCTAACTAGCTGCTTCCAGGCACCCATACAATAAGCAGGACATGAAAGCAACAGTCATGAAGCAAGATGCAGGAAGCTATAAGCTCCATAGAACCATCAGTCACCTCCATTAATTTAATTCCCTTTTGCCTAATGACAGTAAAGTCCATTAAGTTAGGAAGGATAGTCCCCTTTGGCTGTTTTCACCAAACAAACGTCAGTCCCTGTCTGCATGGTCTAATcggtgggtgggggcaggaaagggggggaagcccaCCAGTTTTCTATGCCAAGCCAACAATAACCTTTCTCCTGCCTGTTTGCCATGCTGCTTTGAGCTGCCATGAATCTTAATCCACACCAGTGGATACTCCTCTCTAAATTTTTATATGAACTACCACATCTCTGCCACACACCCCCAACTTTTTGCCAagagggacacaggaagctgccttacactcagCCAGGCCACTGGTTCATGCGGCACAGTACTGTTTACAATGACAGGCAAAGGCCCTGCAGATGCCTTCAGGCAAGGGGCAATCCCAGCCTTCCCgggggtttgaacctgggccCTCAGGCAAAGTGCAAGAATGTAGTAACTTAATGATAGAGTTGTCATACATCCTACTGAGACTTATGCACTGAACATAGCTCTTGGTCGCATTTCCAGTGCAAGTGTGAAACCTTGCAGCGATCATCTGCCGCTTATTTTCAAACCGGCTTGCCCCCATCCATATAAACTTAAGAAAGCCCAGTTTAAACACcgtaaatttgtttaataaaacaaaagccaacaCCGAGATCCCTGCAAAGTAATTTCAACGGGATCCCCACCCAGTTCAGCAATCCGTTTGTGGGCCAAGCAACCAATGCGCTCAGTCCCGGCGCCTGACCATCGTCCCAAACCAAACCCCAAGGAAAGCAGCGGGGTTGCGTGGCCCGTCCTCGTGTCCCTCCCTCGCCGGCTGCTACCGGAGTCCTGTCCAGaggctgctgctcgcccgccttAGTATTCCTGGGAGGCCTGGCTGGCCTTCTTCCTCGGCGCCGCTCCGCtcgccgctcctcctcctccagcgccGGCCTTTCGGGGCAGAAGGGCGGCGGGGATGTTGGGCAGGACACCGCCCTGCGCGATGGTGACGCGTCCCAGGAGGCGGCTGAGCTCCTCGTCGTTGCGCACGGCCAGCTGCACGTGGCGAGGCACAATGCGCGTCTTGCGGTTGTCCCGCGCCGCGTTGCCCGCCAGCTCCAGGATCTCGGCAGTCAGGTACTCCAGCACCGCGGCGAGATAGACAGGCGCCCCGGCCCCGACCCGCTCCGCGTAGTGGCCACGCCGCAGCAGCCGGTGCACGCGCCCCACCGGGAATTGCAGTCCGGCCCGCGACGAGCGCGACTTCGCCTTGGCCCGAGCCTTGCCGCCCCCGGTTTTCCCGCGGCCCGACATGCTTCTCTGCTAGAAGATCTGGCGCCAAATGTGAACGAGCCGCCGCAGGATAAATGAGGAAGGAAAACCCGCGCTTTCCTACCCATTTATAGCCGCCGCTCTTTCTTCATTGGACGCAGCATTTTAGCATTCCCATTGGCCCTTGGCTGCGTCAGACGAACGCACGGATTGGGCGCACGAATCGTTATCTGCTCGCCCATTGGTTGATTTGCGGAGCCAGTAGGAAAGACGCGCGCCAAATTtaaatctgggggtggggtgatcgGAGTTCGACTTTAGCGCCACCTTAAACAGGAAAGGCAGCATGAGCAGAgtgaggatttattttaggggtggCAAGCTTTATGTTGGGGGGTGAGGGGAAGAACCAAATTATCTGGTCAGTTAGTTCAGTATTTggatttatttacttgatttggatGGGGGCAGCTGTCTCTGCACCTCCCTGGCTATGCTCATGAAAGGTAGCTAGTCGCTGCCACCCCTCCTTTACTGCTGCTTCCTATGTCTGCAGCAGGTAGAAAATCAGGGTCTACCAACACACATTCATCATGTACACATTAATGTGCACTTGTGTTATCTACCACTTTTCTAAACTGTTAACCCCCAAAGTaagtgctatttttaaaagccagcacCCATAGTAGTAGGAACAAGAACAAGTAGATAATCAGCCCAAAAACCTGGTAGAAAAAGTGCATCTCGCTCTCCATGTGAAGAGCTATCAGAGAAAAATATAGCTCTCTAGCAAGATCCCACATTTGTGGGGCAATAGAATCTAGTTTCCAACTTCATCTCTCAAAGACAGTAGGAAGTATGACAAGATGACTTACGATCCtctctcaccattggccatgggcgtagccaaggggggggacAGTTGCCCCctccagatcaagtaaaacaatagaaatacttaactaaacgACCAATTGCGTGGGTTCCCCCACCcaacaaaagcccccccccccaaatctttgcTACACCCATGCCATTGGCCCTGCTGCCGCAAATGGATGCTGGAGAATAGTGTGGATTAAGAGAAAGCAATGGAAGGGTAGGGGGAGTATCAGAGGTCCCAGCAGCTTGGGGAAAGAGGTTGCCCTGGCTCTGCTAGAAGGGAAAGTAGCCAGGGTGCACTTCGTGGTAGACGTTCTAGAACAGGGATGTCTAACCGGTTGATCCCAGGATGATCCTGGTCGCTTGCAGGATCCGTTTTGATTGGCGGTAGTGATTAGCAATGGAGTGAAAGTCCCCACCGCCACTCTTTTCCTCCGTTGTGTGAAATGGATATTTTGTCGACGAGTTAGAAAACGAAAGTACTTGTTACAGCTGCGTTGTTGTTGTAGGTGAGCTCTACATGCTTTGCTATTTCTCCCTTTAAAAAgtggtatttgaagaagtgtgcatgtacccaaaagcttatacccagaacatacttagctggtctctaaggtgctactggataatttatttatttatttcgactgcttcagaccaacatggctacctacctgaaattTAAGAAGCTTATCaactttacccccccccaaatgtcaaaaacctttgccccccccccatgagtagATCACTTCCAGAATATtcatactgggagtagatcacagtctcttgggagttggccatgcctgttctagAGGGATAGTTGGCTGAGAAAGCTTTAAAACTTCATTGTACGCCCAGGATTGTTCAGAATGCTCTTCCTTTGGTCGTTTGTCCTTCCCTCATGACTAAAAGCTAGGATGTCACCTTGGTGATGTATTATTTTTcattccctcctccctctttcctccacCCACAAGATGTCACTTCTAGCTAATCCAAGCCTCACCCTCCTTCAACACTCAGGCCAGCTCTGTTTAAACACAAGACAATGAAACAAAAAAGCACGATACCAAATCATCTTTATTTGGGTTTGTGAGAGAGAGTTGGACAGTAGTATAGAAACGGTTTGGAAGAGCAGCCCTGAATAGACTCGACAGGTTTGAATTGAAGCAAATCCCACCAGGTTCAATCAGAATTACTTCCCACTTTGGTCGGGGGAGCTTCGGGGTCACTGTTTTGGCACTGTATTAGCCATGAGAccataaaaataaagaataaagtccttcaaaacaaacacagcacAAACAACTAGGAGGGAAACAGCATTTGCAAAGCCCATGATCCCATCAGAACTGTTTGGTGCTTTGATTCTATCAAGATTTTGACAGTGAAGCCTTGCTCAAGTAGTTACAGGTAGCCTGAAGGGGAAAGTTGCTTCCTTCTGTtggggagggacacacacactcACTTCTAAAGTaggtcactctctctctctctctctctctctctctctctctctctctctctctctctctcataacaggAGACttgaaggacaaaagattcaggGAAAGTGGGGAGCATTGCAATAGGGAGAGCTGAGTTCTGCTTACATGCACTTTTTTTTGCCTGTTTGCTTCTGTTTGTGTTTCAGGGTAGCAGCACAATGCTCCACTGCAGAAAGATATTCAAAAGCCAACCCTCTTGCCACCCCAAATTATGGCATCTCCTCCCCTGTTAGTAcacaggaaagaaagagagagtacTGACATACAAACCAAGTGCAGTTCCTATAACAGGAGTAGcaggagtagcagcagcagcagcagtggatgCTCTCCAAATGGATACAAAAGCCCACAAGACATCAGTGCATCCCCAAAGTCCCTctagaagcatttctgcctcttgggAAGGAAGGCTGACTGCCCTGGGGCAAGTGCAGCTGTGGGCCATGTGGGACAGAGCTGCGAGGCAGTCCACGAGCAAAAGCACCAACAGGGCAAGGGCAGCTCAGACATCATAGAACAGCCGTACAAGCTGGTACCGGATAGAAAAGGCGATGATGCTCCCCACAACCTATAAAACAGAGGCAAAGGGCATCGTGTAATCCGAGAAGATGGGATATTGCCCACATAGCTGCCAACGCCATGAAACTGGATCTGGCAGGTTAGAGGAAGGGCAAATCTCTCTTCTCTCTGTTCCCGCCCCCCCATCAATGTTTGATTAAAAATTATGTGGCAGTTGATGTGACTCAATGCCTACTGACTTTTAACTCAGAGAAGGGAGCTAGATTACTAACCCATTTCTGTGGAAAGGAGACACAGAGATACAGCATTATTCAAAACTTTCCACACTGGCCTGCTCTTTCTCTCAGTGCCTCTTACCTGCATCAGCAACAGCAGAAGGGTCAGGGTTCGCTCAGGGGTTGGTCCTATAAGCTTTATCACAAAGTTAATGAGTGTCATGTTGTTGCATTCTGTGAATTCTCCATCTTTGTCCACTCCTTGATGCACATCTACTAGATGGAGTTTCTCAGATATCTGGGGAGAGAACCTTAGTTACCAGTGCTGCTCTAGGATTAAGCTAGAGAAGCAGCAAGTGTTCCACCCAGTCGTATTTCATTAGCCCAAAGTAAACCTGGGTGATCCCACCTCCATTGCAACTTTCTCTGTTACCCTTCCCCATTACACTT harbors:
- the LOC117060220 gene encoding histone H2A-beta, sperm, with translation MSGRGKTGGGKARAKAKSRSSRAGLQFPVGRVHRLLRRGHYAERVGAGAPVYLAAVLEYLTAEILELAGNAARDNRKTRIVPRHVQLAVRNDEELSRLLGRVTIAQGGVLPNIPAALLPRKAGAGGGGAASGAAPRKKASQASQEY